From Chiloscyllium plagiosum isolate BGI_BamShark_2017 chromosome 47, ASM401019v2, whole genome shotgun sequence, the proteins below share one genomic window:
- the LOC122544268 gene encoding urokinase plasminogen activator surface receptor-like: MKMLLAAVILTVLITQGFSLTCHSCNSLRGNCALNTTIDCNRTVHSTCRSISVNTVIGPSDSNYLISGCGGCFGLVTFNSGLVSHYVHTTCCSSNLCNDDVEPDIENSTLNGLECYSCYAVTEIGCNSTRAKVKCRGQQDRCIHTSGHSRGLDPRTFVMKGCASDFLCRNPGALGLFSYEATAAFYCCKDGLCNLESRNFTQTTTPGPSTTSTASPTQLSSPLVMAVLLVFLRQVL; this comes from the exons GTTTCTCACTGACATGCCACAGCTGTAACAGTCTGAGAGGCAACTGTGCGTTAAACACGACCATAGACTGTAACAGGACAGTCCATTCCACTTGCCGGTCAATTAGTGTCAACACGGTAATTG GTCCCTCAGACAGCAATTACCTGATAAGTGGCTGTGGGGGTTGTTTTGGTCTCGTCACCTTCAACAGCGGACTGGTCTCTCATTATGTGCACACGACCTGCTGCAGTTCCAACCTCTGCAATGACGATGTTGAACCAG acatAGAGAACAGCACGCTGAATGGGTTGGAATGCTACTCATGTTATGCTGTTACGGAGATCGGGTGTAATAGCACCAGGGCCAAAGTGAAATGCAGAGGACAACAGGATCGCTGCATCCACACGTCAGGTCACAGCAGAGGAC TGGACCCCAGGACGTTCGTGATGAAAGGCTGTGCTTCCGACTTCCTCTGTCGAAATCCCGGGGCTCTCGGACTATTCTCCTATGAGGCGACAGCGGCTTTCTACTGCTGCAAGGATGGCCTGTGCAACTTGGAGTCGCGGAACTTCACCCAGACCACCACTCCGGGCCCCAGCACCACGTCCACCGCAAGCCCAACCCAACTGAGCAGCCCCCTCGTCATGGCTGTCCTCCTGGTCTTCCTCAGACAGGTGCTCTGA